The proteins below come from a single Natrinema sp. SYSU A 869 genomic window:
- a CDS encoding DUF5518 domain-containing protein has protein sequence MPLADDSWRYAIVGGLVAFPFTTVAYWQTGSEIGLWPVVFGGLLAGYLYEGPSAVRSRVGFRAGLIGALPMLWFLGDALWLVHVEIGGSIALRSFQTAIAVVIVAAMFAFTGLAAMVGSRVGD, from the coding sequence ATCCCCTTAGCGGACGATAGCTGGCGGTACGCGATCGTCGGCGGTCTCGTTGCGTTCCCGTTTACGACGGTTGCCTACTGGCAGACCGGGAGCGAAATCGGCCTCTGGCCGGTGGTGTTCGGCGGACTCCTCGCCGGCTATCTCTACGAAGGACCGTCGGCCGTCCGCTCTCGAGTCGGTTTTCGGGCCGGGCTCATCGGTGCGCTACCGATGCTGTGGTTCCTGGGTGACGCGCTGTGGCTCGTCCACGTCGAAATCGGCGGGTCGATAGCGTTGCGGTCGTTCCAGACCGCCATCGCGGTCGTGATCGTCGCAGCGATGTTCGCATTCACCGGTCTGGCGGCGATGGTCGGGTCGCGAGTCGGGGACTAG